The Oscillatoria sp. FACHB-1407 genome contains a region encoding:
- a CDS encoding DUF4350 domain-containing protein has product MNTTPSIAWLKNRWVILGAIALLSLLLLTVLAAPSTPQASGSSFSRSPDGYGAWYAYLQQQGIAVERWERPYKDLDAELQKRGLPEGSVTLVQVTTDPLAPIFDAEKWLQQGNRLIILGFREPVTPANFRSTQPSPGGAVTVDTRRRRKLRQGEQQQLGDSFGAVVWQTSLHQGEVISTTTPFLAANAYQDEPGNFKFLADLATAEGNTTVWIDEYLHGYKEADVIVEEIGQTWGAYLANTPLLPVLFQAIALVVVLIWAGNQRFGLPLRLTTPKINNSRAYIEALAGVLQKAESSEFIVEVIGKEEQLRVQHALGLGNTLLDPDQLVNAWTAQTGRPANELNQALQPYWQKRRLSETDLKIWIGKLQTLRHQLPT; this is encoded by the coding sequence ATGAACACAACGCCTTCGATCGCCTGGTTAAAAAATCGCTGGGTCATTTTAGGGGCGATCGCCCTGCTCTCTCTCCTATTGCTCACAGTGTTGGCTGCCCCCAGCACGCCCCAGGCGAGCGGTTCTAGCTTTAGCCGTTCCCCCGATGGTTACGGTGCGTGGTATGCCTACTTGCAACAACAGGGCATTGCAGTTGAGCGGTGGGAACGCCCCTATAAAGACTTGGATGCGGAACTGCAAAAGCGCGGACTTCCCGAAGGCTCGGTCACGCTGGTGCAAGTCACGACTGACCCCCTCGCCCCCATTTTTGATGCAGAGAAGTGGCTGCAACAGGGCAATCGCTTGATTATTCTGGGCTTTCGCGAACCTGTCACTCCAGCAAATTTTAGGAGCACCCAACCCAGTCCCGGTGGTGCCGTCACTGTTGATACTCGGCGGCGGCGCAAATTGCGACAGGGGGAACAACAACAATTGGGCGACTCCTTTGGGGCGGTGGTGTGGCAAACCTCGCTCCATCAAGGTGAGGTCATCTCAACGACGACCCCATTTTTGGCGGCAAACGCCTATCAAGACGAACCCGGTAATTTCAAATTTTTGGCAGACCTTGCCACCGCTGAGGGAAACACAACCGTCTGGATTGACGAATACCTGCATGGATACAAGGAAGCCGATGTGATTGTGGAAGAGATTGGGCAAACCTGGGGGGCATACCTGGCAAACACACCGCTGCTGCCAGTCCTGTTTCAGGCGATCGCTCTGGTGGTGGTGCTGATTTGGGCGGGCAATCAACGCTTTGGTCTGCCCCTGCGGCTAACGACTCCCAAAATCAACAATAGCCGAGCCTATATCGAAGCTCTGGCAGGCGTGCTGCAAAAAGCGGAAAGCAGCGAATTCATTGTGGAGGTCATTGGTAAAGAAGAACAACTGCGCGTGCAACATGCCCTTGGTTTGGGGAACACGCTGCTGGATCCAGATCAGTTGGTGAATGCCTGGACGGCTCAAACGGGTCGCCCTGCCAACGAACTCAACCAGGCATTACAACCCTATTGGCAAAAACGTCGGTTGAGTGAAACCGACCTCAAAATCTGGATCGGTAAACTGCAAACGCTGCGGCACCAGTTGCCAACGTGA
- a CDS encoding Uma2 family endonuclease yields the protein MKTLAKWSVDDYHRMVEAGILQGRRVELLAGEIVEMSPETPLDYTTAKRGAKYLEELLAGKADVRFNGPITLSNSEPEPDIAIVRLPESTYRDRHPFPQDIFWIVEVAKTSLKKDLELKAAIYATAGIQEYWVLEHLVAKQIIVFRHPQANQYTEELTLKDGGITPLAFVDISVSVQRLL from the coding sequence ATGAAGACACTGGCTAAATGGTCTGTAGATGACTATCACCGCATGGTTGAGGCGGGTATTTTGCAGGGTCGTCGTGTGGAATTGTTAGCGGGTGAAATTGTTGAGATGAGTCCAGAAACCCCATTGGACTACACCACCGCAAAACGAGGGGCTAAATATTTAGAAGAGTTGTTAGCGGGTAAAGCTGATGTTCGCTTTAACGGTCCCATCACTTTATCTAATTCGGAACCCGAACCAGATATTGCGATTGTTCGACTACCAGAATCAACCTATCGCGATCGCCATCCTTTTCCTCAAGACATCTTCTGGATTGTAGAAGTTGCTAAAACCAGTCTCAAGAAAGACCTGGAGTTGAAAGCAGCAATTTATGCAACAGCAGGAATTCAAGAATATTGGGTTTTAGAACACCTTGTTGCTAAACAGATAATTGTATTTAGACACCCTCAAGCCAATCAATACACCGAAGAACTGACACTCAAGGATGGAGGAATTACACCATTAGCTTTTGTAGATATTTCAGTTTCGGTTCAGCGATTGTTGTGA
- a CDS encoding diacylglycerol/polyprenol kinase family protein, whose product MLSLPLAFPWLESVPPLWLQLIVVAIWLVIVVLSAEVLHRLGIGDGELVRKVVHIGVGNIILLAWWLQIPAWLGVAASVMFSAIALLSYRVPILPSVNSVGRKSLGTFFYAVSFGILIAYFWNTQPHYAVLGILVMTWGDGLAALVGRRWGQHFYKLWDMQKSWEGSLTMGVASFIVSGLLLSSVQGGGWQTWMVAGVIAIAATGLEAFSKYGVDNLTVPVGSAALAFWLSTLA is encoded by the coding sequence ATGTTGTCTTTGCCCCTTGCTTTTCCCTGGCTAGAGTCAGTGCCGCCCCTGTGGCTGCAATTGATCGTCGTCGCCATATGGTTGGTCATTGTGGTGCTGTCGGCGGAAGTGCTGCATCGGTTGGGGATAGGGGATGGGGAACTGGTGCGAAAAGTCGTTCACATTGGTGTGGGCAATATTATTTTGCTGGCGTGGTGGTTGCAGATTCCAGCATGGCTGGGAGTGGCGGCATCGGTGATGTTTAGTGCGATCGCCCTGTTGTCTTACCGAGTTCCCATTCTGCCCAGTGTCAATAGTGTCGGTCGCAAGAGTCTGGGCACGTTTTTCTATGCGGTCAGTTTTGGTATTCTTATCGCCTATTTCTGGAATACTCAGCCCCACTATGCGGTTTTGGGCATTTTGGTGATGACCTGGGGGGATGGTCTGGCGGCACTGGTGGGTCGGCGTTGGGGGCAACACTTCTATAAATTGTGGGACATGCAAAAAAGCTGGGAAGGCTCTCTGACCATGGGGGTTGCCAGTTTTATCGTGAGTGGGTTGCTGTTGTCGAGCGTTCAGGGGGGCGGTTGGCAAACCTGGATGGTTGCTGGGGTGATTGCGATCGCCGCAACGGGGTTAGAAGCCTTTTCAAAATATGGTGTGGATAATTTGACGGTGCCTGTTGGCAGTGCGGCACTGGCGTTCTGGTTGAGCACATTGGCTTAG
- a CDS encoding DUF4129 domain-containing protein: MSAGSFDKNSISWQFQQMGRWVQEWFELQFSNTPDLPTGAAPNWPLETIFWIVTIAIVAWLSWYLVLFMQALLQNLNASQPWVESQRTKPKDNLPVSGWLRQAQAFQRQGNYAQACRALYMAMLQRLDDTKQVPQQASRTDGEYLQAVQTLSQPTPYQVLISTHEQVCFDDNTAISSATFERCQQAYREIETQ; encoded by the coding sequence ATGTCCGCAGGCTCGTTTGACAAGAATAGTATTTCCTGGCAGTTCCAGCAGATGGGGCGATGGGTACAGGAATGGTTTGAGTTGCAGTTTTCTAATACCCCCGATCTACCGACAGGGGCGGCTCCCAATTGGCCTTTAGAAACCATTTTTTGGATAGTGACGATCGCGATCGTTGCCTGGTTGTCGTGGTATCTGGTGTTGTTTATGCAGGCGTTGCTCCAAAATCTAAATGCCTCACAACCATGGGTAGAGAGCCAGCGCACCAAGCCTAAGGATAATTTACCAGTGTCGGGTTGGTTGCGGCAGGCACAGGCGTTTCAGCGACAGGGTAACTACGCTCAAGCCTGTCGTGCGTTGTATATGGCGATGTTGCAGCGGTTAGATGACACAAAACAGGTGCCACAACAGGCAAGCCGCACCGATGGCGAATACCTGCAAGCAGTGCAAACCCTGAGCCAACCTACCCCTTATCAGGTGTTGATCTCAACTCACGAGCAGGTTTGTTTTGACGACAACACAGCGATCTCATCTGCCACATTTGAACGGTGTCAACAGGCGTATCGGGAGATTGAAACCCAATGA
- a CDS encoding DUF1611 domain-containing protein, whose translation MLTANDRVAILLHEGLQSSKGKTGISLLRYSDIPIVAVVDRESIGRSLKELTGIDRDVPIVASVVDALPYQPTVLSIGIAPSGGALPEAWRQEVKQGVAAGLSVVNGLHTPMAIAPDLAPLLKPGQWIWDVRQEPNGLTVGSAKARSLSCLRVLTVGTDMSVGKMSTSLELNRAARERGLRSQFIATGQTGLMLGHDGIPLDAVRVDFAAGAVEQVVMRHGDNHDILFVEGQGALMNPASTATLPLLRGTQPTHLILVHRAGQTSIYNCPDVPIPPLSKVIQVYETVAEAGGSFAPAKVAAIALNTFSLSDTEAQAAIERVQLETGLPCTDPIRFDAEPLLDAILM comes from the coding sequence ATGTTGACTGCCAACGATCGGGTTGCGATTCTACTGCATGAGGGGCTACAAAGCTCTAAAGGTAAAACGGGAATTTCCTTGCTGCGCTACAGCGACATTCCGATTGTGGCGGTGGTCGATCGCGAATCAATAGGGCGATCGCTTAAGGAACTCACGGGCATCGATCGCGATGTGCCCATCGTGGCATCGGTGGTAGATGCGTTGCCCTATCAACCCACAGTGTTGAGCATCGGCATTGCCCCCTCTGGCGGAGCGTTGCCAGAGGCATGGCGTCAGGAGGTAAAACAGGGCGTTGCGGCTGGATTGTCGGTGGTGAATGGGCTACATACGCCAATGGCGATCGCTCCTGATCTGGCTCCGTTGCTGAAACCGGGACAGTGGATCTGGGATGTGCGGCAGGAACCAAACGGGTTAACAGTGGGCAGTGCGAAGGCGCGATCGCTCTCCTGTTTGCGGGTGCTGACGGTGGGCACGGATATGAGCGTTGGCAAGATGTCTACCAGTTTGGAATTGAATCGGGCTGCCAGAGAACGGGGATTGCGATCGCAGTTCATCGCTACGGGGCAAACGGGACTCATGCTGGGGCATGATGGCATTCCCCTCGATGCGGTGCGGGTAGACTTTGCCGCAGGTGCAGTGGAACAGGTCGTGATGCGCCACGGGGATAACCACGACATTTTGTTTGTGGAAGGTCAGGGGGCGTTGATGAACCCTGCCTCAACTGCCACACTGCCCTTGCTGCGGGGCACTCAACCGACCCATCTCATCCTCGTACATCGTGCCGGACAAACCAGCATTTACAACTGCCCCGATGTGCCGATTCCGCCTCTGTCTAAAGTCATTCAAGTCTACGAAACCGTTGCAGAAGCAGGAGGTTCCTTTGCTCCCGCCAAAGTTGCGGCGATCGCTCTCAATACCTTTTCCCTCAGCGACACGGAAGCACAAGCGGCGATCGAGCGCGTCCAACTGGAAACAGGGCTACCCTGCACCGATCCCATTCGCTTTGATGCCGAGCCACTACTGGACGCAATTTTGATGTGA
- a CDS encoding dipeptide epimerase — MKLRVETFTVNKRFPLTISRGTTAQTTNVWLTIAHDDIEGWGEASPFSVRGEAQTTEAIAQVLQTVAPQLEAFTPFDQQAIEQHLLKLQIPSAARTAIDLALHDWLGKRVDLPLWKLWGLERDRIVPTSATIGINSPEAAQERTRRWLEVAPFRAIKVKLGSPAGIEADQAMLKAVLTEVPPDAKVSIDANGGWSLEDALSMSHWLAEQGVTYIEQPLPEGQEHDLPTLYRESPLPIFVDESCFTSDDIPKLADRVHGINIKLMKSGGLTEARRMIATARAHGLYIMFGCYSDSALSNTAAAHLAPFADHLDLDSHLNLIDDPFTGATLEKGCFVPTDLPGLGVVRGKDEG, encoded by the coding sequence TTGAAACTTCGAGTTGAGACGTTTACCGTTAACAAGCGATTTCCCCTAACCATTAGCCGGGGCACCACTGCCCAGACCACCAACGTCTGGCTGACGATCGCCCACGATGACATTGAGGGTTGGGGCGAAGCGTCTCCCTTTTCAGTCAGGGGAGAAGCACAAACCACAGAGGCGATCGCCCAGGTTCTCCAGACTGTCGCGCCTCAACTCGAAGCCTTCACTCCCTTTGATCAGCAGGCGATCGAGCAACACTTGCTGAAATTGCAAATTCCCTCAGCGGCTCGCACTGCCATCGACCTGGCACTTCACGATTGGTTGGGCAAGCGAGTCGATTTACCCCTGTGGAAGTTGTGGGGACTGGAGCGCGATCGCATTGTGCCTACCTCTGCCACTATCGGCATCAACTCCCCAGAAGCAGCACAGGAGCGGACTCGTCGCTGGCTGGAGGTTGCACCCTTCCGGGCAATCAAAGTGAAGTTGGGCAGTCCTGCTGGTATTGAGGCGGATCAAGCCATGCTCAAAGCTGTCCTCACAGAAGTCCCTCCAGACGCAAAAGTAAGCATCGATGCAAATGGCGGTTGGAGCCTGGAGGATGCCCTCTCGATGTCGCACTGGCTCGCGGAGCAGGGCGTAACCTACATCGAGCAACCCTTACCGGAGGGACAGGAACACGACCTGCCGACCCTCTACCGCGAATCACCCCTGCCAATCTTTGTGGATGAAAGCTGCTTCACCAGCGACGACATCCCAAAACTGGCAGATCGGGTGCATGGTATCAACATCAAATTAATGAAGTCGGGCGGATTGACCGAGGCAAGACGGATGATTGCAACGGCTCGTGCTCACGGCTTATACATTATGTTTGGCTGCTACTCCGACAGTGCCCTTTCCAACACAGCAGCGGCTCATCTTGCCCCCTTTGCCGACCACCTGGATTTAGATAGTCACCTAAATTTGATCGACGATCCGTTCACAGGTGCCACGTTAGAAAAGGGTTGCTTCGTGCCAACCGATTTACCCGGGCTAGGAGTGGTGAGAGGGAAGGATGAAGGATGA
- a CDS encoding peroxiredoxin, which translates to MPLSVGTKAPDFTVKDTNGNTVKLSDYAGKTVVLYFYPKDDTPGCTKEACSFRDYYADYQGKDITVFGVSMDDEASHQRFTEKFSLPFPLLADVNGELTKAYDVDGGGYSKRVTYVIGGDGSIIKVYNSVKTETHATDILADLKV; encoded by the coding sequence ATGCCTCTCTCAGTTGGTACAAAAGCTCCAGATTTCACAGTCAAAGACACCAATGGCAACACCGTTAAGTTGTCTGATTACGCTGGCAAAACGGTCGTGCTCTATTTCTATCCCAAAGATGACACCCCCGGTTGCACCAAAGAAGCGTGCAGCTTCCGCGACTACTATGCCGACTATCAAGGCAAAGACATCACTGTGTTTGGAGTCAGCATGGATGATGAAGCCTCGCACCAACGCTTCACCGAAAAATTTAGCCTGCCCTTTCCGTTGCTGGCGGATGTCAACGGTGAATTGACCAAAGCCTATGATGTGGATGGCGGTGGTTACTCCAAGCGGGTCACCTATGTGATCGGTGGAGACGGCAGCATCATTAAGGTGTATAACTCCGTTAAAACCGAAACGCACGCCACCGATATCCTCGCAGATCTAAAGGTTTAG
- a CDS encoding HEAT repeat domain-containing protein, whose product MIQPDLAQLATQLESQDSKDRMLALAALRDVTADEAVPLIKKVLDDDNLQIRSMAVFALGVKQTDECYPILVKLLETDPDYGIRADAAGALGYLEDPRALEPLIRAFYEDTDWLVRFSAAVALGNLKDLRARDALIKALDSDEVVLHQAAIAALGELKAVDAVDHILRFAQSEDWLVRQRLAEALGHMPSPKSISALKYLEKDSNSNVATSATISLKRLEEQAS is encoded by the coding sequence ATGATTCAACCCGATTTAGCACAGCTCGCTACTCAACTCGAAAGCCAGGATTCCAAAGACCGCATGTTGGCACTGGCTGCTTTGCGTGACGTCACAGCAGATGAGGCAGTGCCTTTAATCAAAAAAGTGTTAGACGATGACAATCTGCAAATTCGCTCAATGGCAGTGTTTGCGCTGGGCGTCAAGCAAACTGACGAATGTTATCCCATTCTGGTCAAGTTGCTGGAGACTGACCCCGACTATGGCATTCGCGCCGATGCGGCAGGGGCGTTGGGCTACCTGGAAGATCCCAGAGCACTGGAACCGCTGATTCGAGCGTTTTATGAGGACACCGATTGGCTCGTGCGTTTTAGTGCAGCGGTGGCATTGGGAAATTTGAAGGATTTACGGGCACGTGACGCTTTGATTAAAGCATTGGACAGTGATGAAGTGGTGTTGCATCAAGCCGCGATCGCCGCTCTGGGAGAACTCAAAGCCGTTGATGCCGTCGATCACATTCTGCGGTTTGCCCAATCCGAAGATTGGTTGGTGCGGCAACGACTGGCAGAGGCACTGGGGCATATGCCTTCGCCCAAAAGCATCTCAGCGTTGAAGTACCTGGAAAAAGACAGCAATTCTAACGTTGCCACGTCTGCGACTATTTCACTCAAACGATTAGAGGAACAGGCAAGTTAG
- a CDS encoding serine/threonine-protein kinase, whose amino-acid sequence MSYCLNLECPAPNQQKTPNPLEAKFCSNCGAKLLLNDRYRALEAIGQGGFGRTFLAVDELKPSKPACVIKQFFRQEPIEPPEKAAELFRLEAVRLEELGQNSQIPTLLAYFEQDQQKYLVQEFINGWNLEQELRETGGFDEAQVRQLLADLLPVLQYIHRHQVIHRDIKPENIIRRSSDRRFVLVDFGASKLVSETPSELGTKIGSPGYIAPEQAEGNATFASDLYSLGATCVHLLTELPPSEVLNPQRPNTWKLHLKQPLTKLFEAMLEQMLQVDLRQRYSSVEAILQDLERVPLWDDLSRSPLWDINSVGTLPTSPRTPKPAPTAAPSVHPSSGWECVHSFTAHESWIRTIAFSPDGTILVSGSGDKTIKLWSVETAELRQTLHEHSSWVRAIALSPDGATLATAANDKTVYLWDFKTGQLQTRLTGHTDWVRGVAFTADGKTLITASQDKTAVVWDWELGLPIQTLAGHSHWVVAIAISPDGQTVATASRDGTVKLWQWQTGTCRYTLTGHSAEVLAVAVSPDNNMVVSSSADHTVQLWALRTGKHLHTITDHTNAVNCIAFSPDGKVLATGSNDQTIRLWKANSGKAIATLTGHNGWIWSIAFSPDGQTLASSSWDGVIKIWRRRQKTPLQ is encoded by the coding sequence ATGAGCTACTGTCTCAACCTGGAGTGTCCCGCCCCTAACCAGCAAAAAACGCCAAATCCTCTAGAGGCAAAATTTTGCTCAAACTGTGGTGCAAAACTGTTGCTGAACGATCGCTATCGGGCACTTGAGGCGATCGGGCAGGGTGGGTTTGGGCGGACGTTTTTGGCAGTGGATGAGTTAAAGCCCTCCAAGCCTGCCTGTGTGATCAAACAGTTTTTTCGCCAAGAGCCAATTGAACCACCAGAGAAAGCAGCGGAGTTATTTCGGTTAGAGGCAGTGCGTCTAGAGGAGTTAGGACAGAACTCCCAAATTCCCACCCTGTTAGCCTACTTTGAGCAAGACCAGCAAAAGTATTTAGTTCAGGAGTTCATCAACGGTTGGAACTTAGAGCAAGAGTTACGGGAAACGGGGGGGTTTGACGAAGCTCAGGTGCGGCAGTTGCTTGCCGATCTGCTACCTGTCTTACAGTACATTCACCGCCATCAGGTGATTCATCGCGATATCAAGCCCGAAAATATCATTCGCCGATCGAGCGATCGCCGCTTTGTGTTGGTCGATTTTGGAGCCTCAAAACTGGTGAGCGAAACGCCTTCAGAACTGGGCACTAAAATTGGCAGTCCCGGTTACATCGCCCCAGAGCAGGCAGAAGGCAATGCCACCTTTGCCAGTGATCTATATAGTCTGGGAGCCACCTGTGTGCATCTCTTGACCGAGTTGCCACCCAGCGAAGTGCTAAATCCGCAACGACCCAACACCTGGAAACTTCATCTCAAACAACCCCTCACCAAGCTCTTTGAGGCAATGCTAGAGCAGATGTTGCAGGTTGATCTGCGACAACGGTATTCCTCAGTGGAGGCAATCTTGCAGGATCTAGAGCGAGTCCCGCTCTGGGATGACCTCTCTCGATCGCCCCTGTGGGATATCAACAGCGTTGGCACCTTGCCCACCTCGCCACGCACGCCCAAACCTGCTCCAACCGCTGCTCCATCAGTCCACCCCTCATCAGGCTGGGAGTGCGTTCACAGCTTCACGGCTCACGAGTCCTGGATTCGGACGATCGCCTTTAGCCCCGATGGCACAATTTTGGTGAGTGGTAGCGGAGATAAAACCATCAAACTTTGGTCAGTCGAAACAGCTGAACTGCGGCAGACCCTTCACGAACACAGCAGTTGGGTGCGGGCGATCGCCCTTAGCCCTGATGGTGCGACGTTAGCCACAGCAGCGAATGACAAAACAGTGTATCTGTGGGACTTCAAAACAGGTCAACTGCAAACTCGGCTCACGGGACACACTGACTGGGTCAGAGGAGTTGCCTTTACTGCGGATGGTAAAACCCTGATCACCGCCAGTCAAGACAAAACTGCTGTCGTATGGGATTGGGAGTTGGGGTTGCCCATCCAGACCTTAGCCGGGCACAGCCATTGGGTAGTGGCGATCGCCATCAGTCCTGACGGTCAAACCGTAGCCACCGCCAGTCGGGATGGCACGGTGAAACTGTGGCAGTGGCAAACGGGAACCTGCCGCTACACCCTGACTGGGCATAGTGCCGAGGTGTTAGCCGTGGCGGTGAGTCCTGATAACAACATGGTGGTGAGCAGTAGTGCCGACCACACCGTGCAACTGTGGGCATTGAGAACGGGCAAACATTTGCACACGATTACCGATCATACGAACGCTGTGAATTGCATTGCCTTTAGCCCCGACGGTAAGGTGTTAGCCACTGGAAGCAACGACCAGACGATTCGCCTGTGGAAAGCTAATAGTGGAAAAGCGATCGCCACCTTAACAGGCCACAACGGCTGGATCTGGTCGATCGCCTTTAGCCCTGACGGACAGACCCTCGCCAGCAGCAGTTGGGATGGAGTGATCAAAATCTGGCGACGTCGTCAGAAAACACCCCTCCAGTAA
- a CDS encoding ABC transporter ATP-binding protein, with protein sequence MATFRDIIGYYRPYWIPALASTLGISTFQLLDLVAPYTMGQILNVLSGQPIDAWLHSVVTQLAQWTHHPADRSLTLYVLLGLIFFVTVIKAPIQPWISSWLSWSTALRARRDYFQKSLEKLLSLPLKFYDDHNSGRISGRITNGIVNHTWAFGEIAGQLIPKLIRLAGIFIIVCFIEWRIAIVLLASFIFILSINLRGLRSLVQQEKWIERYRENTESRTAEIVTNIKTVKAFATEMTELKRQQRRVNREFKVLQYRVHTGFVKLNCRQNTLVQLCVFSVLSFTLLSAVRGDISLGHFITTFTIANMAYAELSPIHGLTETLARRYPPMLHFHELMQQPAGVDSPLTTRRNNASNGVIALPSSQPYRFSGKLHFCNVSFSYDDRNLVLRDIELLIEPCQTVAIVGPSGSGKSTLMKLLFRYFEPTYGKILMDGDEVRSLDVGEYRRRLAIVHQDVDVFNGTILDNLMYGNSGATFEQVREACRIAQADRFIQQLPEGYFTSVGERGVRLSGGQRQRLGIARALLVDPDVLVFDEATSSLDSESERGIQRAMRSILGTRTTIIIAHRLSTIREADKIVVLDQGRIVEVGTHEQLLDQQGLYAHLHMLQTLESA encoded by the coding sequence ATGGCTACTTTTCGTGACATCATTGGCTACTATCGTCCCTACTGGATTCCTGCTCTTGCCAGTACTTTAGGAATCAGTACATTTCAACTTCTTGATTTAGTTGCTCCTTACACAATGGGACAAATTCTCAATGTGCTATCTGGACAACCAATCGACGCATGGCTGCACTCTGTAGTCACTCAGCTAGCACAATGGACACATCATCCAGCAGATCGCTCTCTCACTCTCTATGTTTTGCTGGGACTGATCTTTTTCGTCACGGTTATTAAGGCTCCAATTCAACCCTGGATTAGCTCCTGGTTAAGCTGGAGTACAGCATTGCGAGCACGCCGAGATTACTTCCAAAAGTCTCTAGAAAAGCTATTGAGCTTACCCTTAAAGTTCTATGACGACCACAATTCAGGACGCATTTCAGGACGAATTACAAACGGCATTGTGAATCACACCTGGGCATTCGGTGAGATTGCTGGACAACTGATTCCCAAACTCATTCGTCTCGCCGGAATCTTCATCATCGTTTGTTTCATTGAATGGAGAATTGCGATCGTTCTACTTGCCTCATTTATCTTCATCCTCAGCATCAATCTGAGAGGGTTGCGATCGCTTGTGCAACAAGAAAAATGGATTGAGCGGTATCGCGAGAATACTGAAAGCCGCACTGCCGAGATTGTCACCAACATTAAAACGGTGAAAGCCTTTGCCACTGAAATGACCGAATTAAAACGGCAACAGCGACGAGTAAACCGTGAATTTAAGGTGCTGCAATATCGCGTTCACACAGGTTTTGTCAAACTCAACTGTCGGCAAAATACGCTCGTTCAACTCTGTGTGTTCTCGGTGTTGTCATTCACGCTGCTATCAGCTGTGCGAGGTGACATTTCCCTGGGACATTTCATTACAACCTTCACGATCGCCAACATGGCATACGCCGAACTGTCTCCTATTCACGGACTAACCGAAACGCTGGCACGCCGCTATCCACCAATGCTCCACTTCCACGAGTTGATGCAGCAACCTGCCGGGGTCGATTCGCCGCTAACCACAAGACGAAACAATGCCTCGAATGGGGTAATCGCTTTGCCCTCATCTCAACCCTATCGCTTCAGCGGCAAACTGCACTTCTGCAACGTCAGCTTTAGCTACGACGATCGCAACCTGGTGTTGCGGGATATCGAACTGCTGATCGAACCGTGCCAAACCGTCGCCATTGTAGGTCCATCTGGGTCAGGCAAATCAACTCTGATGAAACTGCTATTCCGCTATTTTGAGCCGACTTACGGCAAGATTTTGATGGATGGGGATGAGGTGCGATCGCTCGACGTTGGGGAATATCGTCGTCGGTTGGCGATCGTGCATCAAGACGTGGACGTGTTTAACGGAACGATTCTCGACAATCTCATGTATGGCAATTCCGGTGCTACCTTTGAGCAAGTTCGCGAAGCCTGCCGCATTGCTCAAGCCGATCGCTTCATTCAGCAACTTCCAGAGGGCTACTTTACGTCCGTTGGCGAACGGGGGGTGCGCTTGTCAGGAGGTCAACGACAACGCTTAGGCATCGCCCGCGCACTGCTGGTTGATCCAGATGTGTTGGTGTTTGACGAAGCCACCTCTAGCCTCGATTCTGAGTCAGAACGGGGGATTCAACGGGCTATGCGATCGATCCTCGGAACCCGCACGACGATCATCATCGCCCATCGCCTCAGTACCATTCGCGAAGCCGACAAGATCGTTGTACTAGATCAGGGGCGCATCGTTGAAGTCGGTACGCACGAGCAATTGTTAGACCAGCAAGGGCTATATGCTCACCTGCACATGCTTCAGACGTTGGAATCTGCGTAG